From a region of the Hemibagrus wyckioides isolate EC202008001 linkage group LG14, SWU_Hwy_1.0, whole genome shotgun sequence genome:
- the qrfp gene encoding uncharacterized protein qrfp, whose protein sequence is MSLQTFNICSSLLMSLLLLCPEGCLSFPLHPIIHDYEAALIEAWAKPMDKMEMMEVGRRALGPSVKHPMEMTYYKRGEEEEDMDPGDMQRNEVLSSIAGGLQAFNRQKGGFGFRFGRK, encoded by the coding sequence ATGAGTCTTCAGACGTTCAACATCTGCTCATCTCTGCTCATGTCATTGCTGCTGCTCTGTCCTGAAGGGTGTCTGAGCTTCCCGCTGCATCCCATCATCCATGATTATGAAGCTGCATTGATCGAGGCCTGGGCGAAGCCGATGGAcaagatggagatgatggaagTGGGCAGGAGAGCTCTCGGACCCTCTGTGAAACACCCGATGGAGATGACGTACTacaagagaggagaagaggaggaggacatGGATCCAGGTGATATGCAACGGAATGAGGTGCTCTCGTCCATCGCTGGAGGTCTGCAAGCTTTCAACAGACAGAAAGGAGGCTTCGGGTTCCGTTTCGGGAGGAAGTga